A genomic window from Lutra lutra chromosome 17, mLutLut1.2, whole genome shotgun sequence includes:
- the LIN37 gene encoding protein lin-37 homolog isoform X2, with product MFPVKVKVEKSELEMAKARNQLDAVLQCLLEKSHMDRERLEEEAGKTPSDTHNKDCSIAATGKRPSARFPHQRRKKRREMDDGLAEGGPQRSNTYVIKLFDRSVDLAQFSENTPLYPICRAWMRNSPSVREQERSPSSPLRPLPEDEESSEVTNSKSRDVYKLPPPTAPGPSGDACRSRIPSPLQPETQGTPDDEPSEPEPSPSTLIYRNMQRWKRIRQRWKEASHRNQLRYSESMKILREMYERQ from the exons ATGTTCCCGGTGAAGGTGAAAGTGGAGAAATCAG AGTTGGAGATGGCCAAGGCCCGGAACCAACTTGATGCTGTTTTGCAGTGTCTGCTGGAGAAGAGCCACATGGACAG GGAGCGTCTGGAGGAAGAGGCTGGGAAAACCCCCTCGGACACCCACAACAA GGATTGTTCCATTGCAGCCACTGGCAAACG GCCATCCGCCCGCTTCCCCCACCAgcggaggaagaagaggagggaaatggaTGACGGGCTGGCTGAGGGAGGGCCACAGCGATCCA ACACGTATGTGATCAAGCTGTTTGACCGGAGTGTGGACTTGGCTCAGTTCAGCGAGAACACCCCCCTCTACCCCATCTGCCGAGCCTGGATGCGCAACAGCCCCTCAGTGCGCGAGCAGGAGCGCTCCCCCAGCTCCCCGCTACGCCCACTGCCTGAGGACGAGGAG AGTTCGGAGGTCACCAACAGCAAGAGTCGTGATGTGTACAAGctgcccccacccacagcccccgGGCCGTCTGGAGATGCTTGCAGGTCCCGAATTCCATCCCCCCTGCAGCCTGAGACCCAGGGCACCCCTGATGATGAG CCCTCTGAGCCTGAGCCCTCACCATCCACACTCATCTACCGCAACATGCAGCGCTGGAAACGCATCCGCCAGAG GTGGAAGGAGGCATCTCATCGGAACCAGCTTCGGTACTCAGAAAGCATGAAGATCCTCCGGGAGATGTATGAGCGACAGTGA
- the HSPB6 gene encoding heat shock protein beta-6, whose translation MEIPVPVQPSWLRRASAPLPGLSAPGRLFDQRFGEGLLEAELAALCPASLAPYYLRAPSVALPTAQVPTEPGHFSVLLDVKHFSPEEIAVKVVGDHVEVHARHEERPDEHGYIAREFHRRYKLPAGVDPAAVTSALSPEGVLSIQAAPTTPQAPLPQPQAAAK comes from the exons ATGGAGATCCCCGTGCCTGTGCAGCCGTCTTGGCTGCGCCGCGCTTCGGCCCCGTTGCCCGGGCTTTCGGCGCCTGGGCGCCTCTTCGACCAGCGCTTCGGCGAGGGGCTGCTGGAGGCCGAGCTGGCTGCGCTCTGCCCCGCCTCACTGGCCCCCTACTACCTGCGCGCACCCAGCGTGGCGCTGCCTACCGCCCAG GTCCCGACGGAGCCCGGGCATTTCTCGGTGCTGCTGGATGTGAAGCACTTCTCCCCGGAGGAAATCGCCGTCAAGGTGGTTGGCGACCACGTGGAGGTGCATGCGCGCCACGAGGAGCGCCCG GATGAGCATGGATACATCGCGCGCGAGTTCCACCGCCGCTACAAATTGCCGGCTGGCGTTGACCCTGCCGCCGTGACGTCCGCGCTGTCCCCTGAGGGCGTCCTGTCCATCCAGGCCGCACCCACAACGCCCCAGGCTCCACTGCCGCAGCCGCAGGCTGCTGCCAAATAG
- the LIN37 gene encoding protein lin-37 homolog isoform X1, producing MFPVKVKVEKSELEMAKARNQLDAVLQCLLEKSHMDSRERLEEEAGKTPSDTHNKDCSIAATGKRPSARFPHQRRKKRREMDDGLAEGGPQRSNTYVIKLFDRSVDLAQFSENTPLYPICRAWMRNSPSVREQERSPSSPLRPLPEDEESSEVTNSKSRDVYKLPPPTAPGPSGDACRSRIPSPLQPETQGTPDDEPSEPEPSPSTLIYRNMQRWKRIRQRWKEASHRNQLRYSESMKILREMYERQ from the exons ATGTTCCCGGTGAAGGTGAAAGTGGAGAAATCAG AGTTGGAGATGGCCAAGGCCCGGAACCAACTTGATGCTGTTTTGCAGTGTCTGCTGGAGAAGAGCCACATGGACAG CAGGGAGCGTCTGGAGGAAGAGGCTGGGAAAACCCCCTCGGACACCCACAACAA GGATTGTTCCATTGCAGCCACTGGCAAACG GCCATCCGCCCGCTTCCCCCACCAgcggaggaagaagaggagggaaatggaTGACGGGCTGGCTGAGGGAGGGCCACAGCGATCCA ACACGTATGTGATCAAGCTGTTTGACCGGAGTGTGGACTTGGCTCAGTTCAGCGAGAACACCCCCCTCTACCCCATCTGCCGAGCCTGGATGCGCAACAGCCCCTCAGTGCGCGAGCAGGAGCGCTCCCCCAGCTCCCCGCTACGCCCACTGCCTGAGGACGAGGAG AGTTCGGAGGTCACCAACAGCAAGAGTCGTGATGTGTACAAGctgcccccacccacagcccccgGGCCGTCTGGAGATGCTTGCAGGTCCCGAATTCCATCCCCCCTGCAGCCTGAGACCCAGGGCACCCCTGATGATGAG CCCTCTGAGCCTGAGCCCTCACCATCCACACTCATCTACCGCAACATGCAGCGCTGGAAACGCATCCGCCAGAG GTGGAAGGAGGCATCTCATCGGAACCAGCTTCGGTACTCAGAAAGCATGAAGATCCTCCGGGAGATGTATGAGCGACAGTGA